A genomic stretch from Mus caroli unplaced genomic scaffold, CAROLI_EIJ_v1.1 scaffold_14790_U2_1, whole genome shotgun sequence includes:
- the LOC110288542 gene encoding mas-related G-protein coupled receptor member A6-like: MNETIPGSISIRILIPNLMIIIFGLVGLTGXAIVFWLLGFHLRKNAFSVYILNLALADFLFLLCCIIASTQKLLKNSSPKITFLICLYTFRVILYIAGLSMLSAISIERCLSVLCPIWYRCHRLEHTSTVMCAAIWVLSLLIGILNMYFCGFLDXKYVNYYGCLASNFFTVAYLMFLFVVLCVSSLALLARLFCGAGRMKLTRLYVTIMLTILVFLLCGLPCGLYWFLLFWIKNRFAVFDSNFYLASTVLSAINSSANPIIYFFVGSFRHRLKHQTFKMALQNALQDTPETTENMVEMSRSKAEP, translated from the coding sequence ATGAACGAAACCATCCCTGGAAGTATCAGCATCAGGATTCTGATCCCAAACTTGATGATCATCATCTTTGGACTGGTCGGGCTGACAGGAAANGCCATTGTGTTCTGGCTCCTGGGCTTCCACTTGCGCAAGAATGCCTTCTCAGTCTACATCCTAAACTTGGCCCTGGctgacttcctcttcctcctctgttgcATCATAGCTTCCACGCAGAAACTTCTCAAGAATTCCTCCCCCAAAATTACCTTTCTCATTTGCCTTTACACCTTCAGGGTGATTCTCTACATCGCAggcctgagcatgctcagtgccATTAGCATTGAGCGCTGCCTGTCTGTCCTGTGCCCCATCTGGTATCGCTGCCACCGCCTAGAACACACATCAACTGTCATGTGTGCTGCAATCTGGGTCCTGTCCCTGTTGATCGGCATTCTGAATATGTatttctgtggtttcttagaTANCAAATATGTAAATTACTATGGGTGTCTGGCATCAAACTTCTTTACTGTTGCATacctgatgtttttgtttgtagtcCTCTGTGTGTCTAGCCTGGCTCTGCTGGCCAGGTTGTTCTGTGGCGCTGGCCGGATGAAGCTTACCAGATTGTACGTGACCATCATGCTGACCATTTTGGTTTTTCTCCTCTGCGGGTTGCCCTGTGGCTTATACTGGTTCCTGTTATTCTGGATTAAGAATCGTTTTGCTGTATTTGATTCTAACTTTTATCTGGCATCAACTGTCCTGAGTGCTATTAACAGCTCTGCCAACCCCATCATTTACTTCTTCGTGGGCTCATTCAGGCATCGGTTGAAGCACCAGACCTTCAAAATGGCTCTCCAGAATGCACTGCAGGACACTCCTGAGACAACTGAAAACATGGTAGAGATGTCAAGAAGCAAAGCAGAGCCATGA